The DNA window CTGTCCGCTGCAgacaaaacaattacaaaagtGAAAAAGCGGTTAGGACAACTAGTACTGGTGTGGTCCAATGTGTGGACCCAGTTGTGATGACAACAGATGATACTGTATTTCATTAACATGTGcttactgtacatatatgtattttctatgtAGCTCTATCTTTATTTTACTGTCTGTGCATCTTTGTAACATCATACTGGTTTGTGACATATAACTggttgaaatttgaaatttgtgTGTTTCCATGGGTCCACTATCGTGCAGACGTCTGTGAGTTTTAAGAGCTATATTTGAGGCATTAATATGCTAAATGTGTGTGGTGTTTAAAGCTACACTTATTAGCTAAACATTATATACACATGCCTCATGGTAATTATATAAATCTATCTACGCCCGGCCTCAACTAACACACTAAGACTAAGCAAGGTGAACACACATATCTTTGTGAATCAATTCGACAAAGTCACGGGTAGCAAGTCAATAAAAGTTTCACTCTAATGACTAGTGACTAATGGAATAGTGTGGCGTCTGTTAGCTTAGCTCCTTTCCACATTGCAGTCACTTTATATTCAAGCAGCAGAACACGCCAGGACTCACTTGGCTCCAGTTGGAAATGCACTGACACCGCTTTGTACATTTCTCTCTTTATGGCGACAAAAGCAGTTGGTTGTTTGATAGcactagcagttagcatgttagctgtttgttttttacttgaAGCCCGCTCAAACACCCAGCTGCTCCTGCTCCTGCTCCCCAAGTGGAAAAACGGACCACGCCCTCTTAAAGGGGCCACGTCAGGAAAAGcgcttttttattttgttttgcccatcatccacaatccttatacgAGACAGGAACAcgcacgtctttctcttttctttgcgttctaaagatataataaaagaTATAAAAGatatactctactctagtcacttcactgcaatactgtacatattactgctattatatattgtcatatccatactgtttataatctgtataatctacaatagccatattatagtcatttccataccctagtcactccattgcaatactgtatatattactgttattatatattgtcatacccatactgtttataatctgtataatctacaatagccatattatagtcatttatatccctgtacatatcctcactgtattatagtcatagcctgtatagttttatttacatagatctgtccatactaatgtacttataaaaaattgcacttctggttggatgctaactgcattttgttgccctgtacaagtgacatgagcaataacaataaagttgaatctaatctaatctaatctaatctaatctaatctaatatagAAACAGGCAAAAAGGTAAAAGGTAaacaggtaataataataatattttatttatagaaGCCTTTTCAAaaactcaaagacactttacatggtaagagaaaataaatacaggtgtacaaaacagtataaaaacaggataaagaaagaaaaaggcagGGTTCACCGTGGAAAAGACCAGATTAAGAGATTGTAATGTGATGTATGActaaatatgtacagtacttcTTAAAGCGCCTATCTGTAAAAGCAGTGCAGAACAAGTGTGTGTTTTAAGTCAGTCCTGAAAGGTCAGCCGTGTCACAGATCTGTGCGGCCAAAGTGAGTTCTAAAGGGAGGCAACAGAGAAGGCTCTGCTATGAATTGGCTCTGTCCCCCCCAATtcatgcacgtaatgggacacaccttttTCAGATGGCTTTATAGTCAGAACGGGTGCGTTCCATTACGCGCATTGTTAGCTGCCTCTTCTTAGCTTTTTTTATATGAATGAACCTAGTGTTAACTACAAGTATTTAAATGTAACACCCTGACTCTGTCCAATGTAAATGTAAGATTTTGTAGTACAATGattatttgtagttttattgAAGTTAGTTTGAGATGAACATGAACCAgtttgacatgtttgttttttccatttggaGAGATGAAGCGCTAACGAGCATATCCCGGAGGACGCCATTAAGCAGACTGGTCTCACGTGGCTAAAGCCATGGACAAACATGTTGACACCAAcaagtgacctttgaccccaggGACATCACTAATGATATGGGGGACTtgagcaacaaaaacaaagcctAATGACGTGTCATAATTAAAGCCTGGTTTGTAAGCTTCTGTTGTTGTGGTGACCTTCATGGACCTTGATAAAACAACTgtatgttgagtgtgtgtggacACCAACAGCAGAAAGTAGTGAATGAAAGTGAACGATAATAAAGCCAGGTAATCACAAATGATGCCTTCTTCTCTGTGTTATGGCTCGCTAGGTGCTGCTGTTTGGATTAACAACACAGTAACTAACCCTACCCTCcgtaccatccatccataaaaCACCCTCCTACATCCCGAGTTGCAGCGTTGAGACACTGTTTCTTTATTGtgtgctcttctccagcagatatctgtaGCTGCGTGATGGACGGATGCCACAGTCTCCACTCGATGTGTGACAGTCGCCCAAAAACATAGCACGCACCTGGTGGTGGCGTAGCAAGCAAATCGTGTTGGTGAGATGACGTCAGGTGCATTGACAGACATCGGGTCATTCCATTATCTTGTTTTTTATCTAAGACAAAGACCCGGGATCCACTGAAAATGGCCCCAGTAGCCACATTtgggtcccgacccaccagttgagaaccattgTTCCACAGAACACCTATAAGATTGAAGACAATTAGAAATGCTTGACGTTTATACCGATATCGAAACTGATATCAAGCAATTCCGATACCTGTGATGGCTCTTCTCTCAAGCCAGAGACCCGGATAAAACGCACCCTTGAACATACGAAcgccatacagagatgcccaatggGGATACaaaccctgatctcctgaccacttatccaccgtgtTATCCTTGGTGCTTTAATTAAACGCAGTTCTTTCTTCGTGTTCCAGAAAATCACCACCCTCCTCCACATCAGCTCCGACTTTCACTCATTAGCTAATTTGTTGTAGTTGTTTATCGAACATGTGCATCAGTGTAGCATTAGcacgggataaaaaaaaaaaaaaaacgtcattaGTACAGCCTGAGTCTGTAGAAGAAAAGACTCATTAAGCAGATAATTAACGATGTGTCCTCACAGTAAGCAGGAGCGATGCTAATTAGCGTGGAGGAACAACAACGACCCGGTCATCTGAACTTCCTGAAAACGcatttaatttgacaaaaatattttgtcaaatatcgttgtaaaataaaataaaatatttaggcTAGCTAGCTCAGAAGCTAACAGAGGAAAATTAGCTTCATTTGTAAATAGCATGATTGCTTCTTGTGAGGAAGTTATTCGTTCTCTGTGATGAGACCCAGGAGTTTAATTTGGGTCTCGTGGCCAATCAAAGTGCTGCTGCATTCAGGAACCACTTCCCTCAGGACATTTCAAGTTCAGgtataaaacaaaacaagaagcgGCACCTCCTGCCCTCCTGCTGTGGACGATTCGCGCCAAAAGACGACAGGTAGGACGACGTGTAAGTTTTTACATGCTAGCGGTTAGCGAGTTGACACGTTGGTGTGTATCGAAGTGATCCGTTCACGTGCGTTCTAGGAGCGTTGAGTGCCATGTTGCCATCGGGGGAGAAGAACTCGTCGCACACCACCTTCATTTTTCGAGGCTTCCCCGAGTTCCATGAGCATCGCTGGCTGCTGGCGCCGCCGCTGGCCGCCATCTACACGTCGGCACTACTGAGCAATGCGCTGCTGGTGTACGTGATCTGCAGCGTGGAGCGCCTACACAGCCCCATGTACCTGCTGATCTGCATGCTATGCACGGTGGACCTGGCGGTGGTCAGCGCCATTGTTCCCAGCACCCTACTGGGCCTACTGCTAGACTGGAACAGCATCTCATTGGCTGGCTGCTTGGCGCAGATGTTCGTCACCCACTTCCTGTCGTCGGTGGAGTCCACCTTGCTGCTGGCCATGTCGCTGGACCGCTACATGGCTATCTGCCAGCCGCTGCGCTACAACGAGCTGGCCAACTCCTCAGTGTTTGTCAAACTGCTGTTCTTCACGCTGGTGCGCAGCGGCAGCGTCATAGCGACGCTGGTGGGGCTGGCGGGCTCGCTGCGCTTCTGCGCTTCCAACATCATCCCACACTGCTACTGCGACCACATGGCGCTGGTCAGCCTGGCCTGCGGCGACACGCAGCACAGCCGGGCGGCGGGCCTGGCCGTCATCGTGTGCTTCGTGGGCGTGGACATCCCGCTCATCTTCTTCTCCTACATGAAGATTCTGAGTGCCGTGCTGCGGGCGGCGGCGGCCGGCGAGGACCGTCGGAAGGCCTTCCACACGTGCGCCACTCACCTGATGGTCATGATGTGCTTCTACCTGGTGGGCAGCGTCACCTTCCTGTCACACAACCTCAACATCGACATCCCCACCGACGCCAACACCGCCATGGGCCTCCTCTACATCCTCTTCCCCGCCGCCGCCAACCCTGTCATCTACGGTGTCCGCACCGCCGAAATCAGAAACGGCTTCTTCCGCCTCTTTCGCCTCCGAGAAGCCAAGGTCTCACCCGCCAGTGTGAAGACCACCAAACTAAACGAAGACTGAGGAGGTGTTCCAATAAAAATAccttttatttcattagaaatCCACACCATTGCTCCCATCAAAGCATCAAGTGATGTTTGAAACTGAATAGTATCAAACCAGCAAAGAAGACAGtggtgggcgggggggggcacatACCAACACAGACGACGAGGCCAACAGTGAGGGGGCTAATATCATTGCTCCTTGTTCAGAGCTGCCAAGGTTCTTTTTGTGCGTCCTCACGGGAATATATCTCAATGAAGACGACGTCTGAATGAAGTTGCCACAAAAGTTCACGTCTCATGGTGTCCTCCTCCCAATAGCGGAAGGAAAAGTCCTGGAGGCTTTGGCGTTGTTTGTGCCGGCCGAGGAGCCGAGCCGAGTCCAGAGGGGTCCTTCGGGGGACTGGGACCGACCTCCTTCGGTTCTGGTCCACTTTACTCTGGAGCTCACTGGAGGCACGTGACTGAGTGACCATGTGACCCGGGAAGGCACCTGAAGGAGAAGACACGCCTTTGTTACGTTGATGGTTGAAGACACTCATCGATTCATAAAACAatgattgttttattaattcacGGATTTTGCTATTTTGCTGCAAAGTTGCAATACTTTGAGGTTCAATGGCATTGCATCAGTTTTTAATTTTCAGATAATCAGATTTTAAttcatgatttcattcattatcaATGTTTTCAATGTTCTTTGTAACCGGAACTCCAAAAGGCACAGCATTTCATGTTtctttgtgtatatagttggcttttgttattGACATATATTCTGGTTCGTACTTTGATTATATTTGGTTGCCatttaaattgtttaatttgccactttagttagttagtttttcatttagaaagtcatttgttttgtttgtaatttctcaccagtttctccttttttgtgaggtgattggtcagggcacaaacatggaggcgcgcccatgggagtgcaggccagaggctgatcaccttaattggactctcccaagtgccgcctggaggagggggggggattgACTGGGTGGTAGTTCGGGAATCTAAGTTGTTAGGTGTACTtgagtgtttatatatatacaggaagtgacacttcAGTGTGGCACTCTTGAAAGACTTGTAATATAAAAGAAGGGTGGTATGAATGTAAATAGGGTACCTTTTGGAtgtattgcctcaccctctcattgggaactGTGGTTAGCCCTTCACGGGTAATAGggggctgggtgaattgtttGGGGAGGCCTGTTGTAATGTCTtgagaaataaatttgaagagCTCTCAAGCCCATGTCTGGTGTACATTTCAGCTGCTATGGCTATCCtaggctagtaagaggccattggAGAGGCTATCATCGCAGGTCCACACCTCTGTCAAAGTAAACGTGGAAGTGAGGACGCATTTCATTGGTGAGACACTTAGCGTGCACATATGGGACAAGAGATGAGATATAAGAAGGTGCAAGACACTGCGCAGCCAGCAGGTGGCATTGTGAGGCTGCTGCGTCAGGTCACGTGACAGCTTCAATGTCAGCGGTCTCAACTGGATGcagtgatttgtgtgtgtgtgtgtgtgtgtgtttgaggggtGGTGTAGTTAATCCATCCCACCAGCAGGGGGAAATGTTGTTCCATTGTAAgatataaatactaaatataggcaaaaatatttgaatatagAAACCTCTTGATggctttatttgtaaaatgattgACAGTCGGGTAGTTGCTGATGTATGATCACGCGCAACCTCAAAAAGTCATTCATATGTAAATATCCACTAATATTTCAGGTTTATGTTCACACTGGTCAACTCACCAATGAGGGGCCGCTCCTCGCCGCCCCGCCCAGCTCGGCTCCGGGCGCCAGCAGCAAATCAAAAATGGGGGGAGGGGAGGTGGAGTATTGGTTTGTGGGCTTGATTGACAGTTAGTTGTGCGTTATTGCGACACGGCATCGTCGTCGTGGGCGGGATCTAAATCCACAACAGTCGTCCCTCGGCGGGAAGCGGCCGGCCCGTCCGTCGCCGTCGCTGACTGGCTGCATTTTTTAGCACCTGATGACAAGATGGTGGCAGGCACATTAGAAGATGGAGGAAAAACGTGGCAACGTAGCCGCCACGCGCCCCTTTGTCACCTTGGCCCGCAGTGGAGGAGACCGGGTGGACAGCCAGGACgctggccccgcctcctcctccgttGGTCTGGGAGCAGACATTGGCGTGGCGAGCGGCGTTCTTGTGCTTGTAGTGGTTACTGTGTAGCTTGTACTTCATcaggaggatgaagatgaagacgagGACAGACGCCACAATGATGCCgccgatgatgatgatcatggtGCCGCCCAGGAACTGAGGAGGAAGACACCGTGAGCACAGAGGCCCGCCCCCTAATGCAGCGTGCTTGGTGGCACCACCCACCTGGTCCCGAATGGAGTGACAGCGGCCGTACTCGGGCTCGGTGGCGAAGGCGACACAGCCCACCAGCCTGGTTCCCGTCAACGCCGTGACTCCGTCGTCGTAAACAGCCAGAACGCACAGCTCGTAGTCACGAGAGGACGCCAGGTCGCTGAGCAAGAAGtatttgtgattggctgggatcatcctggaggaggaggagcctaaGTTTAAGTCCGGTGTCACAATGGCATTGAACAGCAGCCACAGCAGTCCACTGTGCCAATTTGCTGACTTccatgcgtgtgtatgtgtgagacaTGGGAATGACTACCCAGAATGCTTTGCGGCAGCGTCTCACCTGTAGATGAGGATATCGTCGGTCGAGCTGTTGTACTGGATCTGGTACGTGCGCACGCCTGGAATGTGGTTCTGTGGAGGCCACCTGATGAGGGCGGTGCTGGATGTGAGGTCAGAGACGCTGACCCTCTGCTGGTCGGAGCGCGCCTGTCCGCCGCTGATATTGGACTTGATGGATGTGGGTACATCCGACGGCCCGGGGTCGGCCTCCAGTTTGGAGTCAAAGTGCGGCGACGGGTTGACCACTAACTCCACTGGCGCCGTGGCCTCGCCGGCGGCGTTGGACGCAATGCAGGTGAACTTTCCGGAATCCTGCAAAAGTTCAAACGACAACGTGTTGGTCAGTGGGCGTTGTCGTCGAGCAAGGTCACCTAGGTATAGCAGACAACCTTGACGGATGCCTTGAGGATGTCCAGAGAGCCGTTCTCATAGCAGACGGTTCTGGAAGTGTTGCCCATCAACTTCCCGTCAGGGCTGACCCAGTGCGTGGAAGGTTCCGGGTCTCCGATGGACTTACAGCGCAGGCTGACCTCCTGACCTTCCATCACGAACATCTTTGACGTGTGGCGAGTGATCATCGGTGGTTCACACACAAACTCCTCCTGTGGCGGTGGGGGAGGGACATAAGAGTGAGGACACTAATGAATATTGAATGCTGAGGGGGAGGAGCTTTCCCTCAAGACATTGTGGTTAGCTGCCATGGATGAAAAGTGATCACAACAACCTCTCGGATGGTCCAGAAGTATTTCCCGGCGAGGTCTTTGGGCGAGGCGCATGTCTCCAAGTCGTCCTCTCGTGTCAGTCGGCGCAGCCACACTAGCTCGCAGTTACAGTGCAGCGGATTCCCGCCAAAGCTCAGCACCAGCGCGCTGAGCGGCGAGCCCTTCATCTTGGCGTAGACGGGAATGCGCAGGAAGAGTGGGTCGGGTGGAATCTTCTTCAGCTTGTTGGACGTCATGTCCAGTCTGGACATCGTGAACATGAAAGACACGTTAGCGGATCAAGTGACGCCTGGATGAGGACCGCCGACCTTCCTGTTTGAGCACCTGGCCAGCTTGTGCAAGTTGGAGAAGATTCCCTCGGGAACGCTCTCAATCAAGTTGTGGTCCAGACTGAGCGTGTTGACGCTGACCAGCAGGGAGATGGTCTCCCATGGAACCTCCGCCAAGTTGTTGTAGCTAAGGTCCAAGTCCTCTAGGGTCTCCAGGAAGTCCTGAAAGGGTCAAACAAGAAAAGGGGACAAAGTCAGTACCACATGGTCATGAAGTCAGAGTCTCGTGAACGAGGAGAGACACCTGGAATGCTCCATGGGAGATGCTGTGGAGTTGGTTGTTGGCCAGGATCAGGTGCCTCAGGTTGACCAGGCCCTGGAAGTGAGCGTCGTCCAGCGTGGTCAGACGGTTGGAGTCCAGGTGGAGGGCGTGGAGGTCCTGGAGGTCGGCGAAGGTGAAAGGCCGGATCTGACTGATGGTGTTTCTGCTCAGCGTCAGATGGATCTATGGAGAAGATTGACGAGAAATGCAAATTTAGCTTGACGCTTATTTGGAAGAGTCGCATGATGACGTGAGCAGGAAGTGACCCACCAGGCTGGACATGTTGGCGAAGTCGCGGTGTCTCAGTGTGGTGATGAAGTTGTCCATGAGACGCAGCTCGGCTGTCTGGCGGTCGATGTTTGGAGGGACGAAGAGCAAGCCCGTCTTGGCGCACAGCACCGTGTAGGAGGGCAGCAGGTTCTGACACGTGCAGCGTTTGGGACACAACATGGATGCCGAGCACAGAGGGAGGAGCCAGGATGCCACTGCAAAGACCAGGGGGAGGAGTGGCGATGACGGctccatgatgatgatgccgcTGCTGTCAaacaaaaacccacacagactgagttgtcacatttgtttttaaatgacttgGTATACTGGTTTGACTGGAAAATATGTTCAAGTGCACACTACATGCTAGCAAACACGAGCAACACACACAGGACCAAGCAGACGCTAGCGCTAAGCGGTGATGTTTGACACCTCCACACCAACGGGGGTGCCACCACTCAGACTAGGCTGACACATGACTCACTGAGGCCATGTGACTCAGCGAAGTACtgaatattagcatgctaacattagcaaaacaGAACCACAACCGCTTCCTCACATCATCTTCAtcactcgttcattcattcagtggGCTCTTTCCTCTGCTAGTTCTGACTGTGGACACACTGGAGGGTTTTGCCTGGCAACGCTACactacacacacatgcgcacgtgcacacacacacacacacacacacacagataaggGATGAACGTACATCAGTACCGAGGGAGGGCAGTCCTCTTTCACGGGAGAGCGAGCAACCCGTGTGGGCGGGGCTACAATTGACGGAAGGCCCTCATTGGCTCGTCCAGCTGTCCATCAGTAGCCTGCAGGAGAAAAAGACATGCGGTCATAAGCTCTACCTGCGCAGTAcgacgccttttttttttaatggacacAAAATGCAGCGCCGTTGACACCAAGTTGCgacacatcattcattcattaagttTTAGCTTGGATGTCTTGTTAGAACCATTTTGTCAAGAAAATTGCGCCAGCGTGACAAATATGTCATGCGCAACAACATGCGAAAAGAGCTACCTGCTAGCTTTTCGAAACACCAACCACAAGCTAATGGACTAACTGTCTTTTCCAATCGCAAACACAGGCTAATGGAGCTTGCTGCTTGCCTTTCTAAACGCAACCACGTGTTGCTATTCCTTTTAAACAGCAACCACAGGCCAATGGAGCTAGCTGCTAATCTTTGTAAACATC is part of the Doryrhamphus excisus isolate RoL2022-K1 chromosome 8, RoL_Dexc_1.0, whole genome shotgun sequence genome and encodes:
- the LOC131134193 gene encoding olfactory receptor 52L1-like, translating into MLPSGEKNSSHTTFIFRGFPEFHEHRWLLAPPLAAIYTSALLSNALLVYVICSVERLHSPMYLLICMLCTVDLAVVSAIVPSTLLGLLLDWNSISLAGCLAQMFVTHFLSSVESTLLLAMSLDRYMAICQPLRYNELANSSVFVKLLFFTLVRSGSVIATLVGLAGSLRFCASNIIPHCYCDHMALVSLACGDTQHSRAAGLAVIVCFVGVDIPLIFFSYMKILSAVLRAAAAGEDRRKAFHTCATHLMVMMCFYLVGSVTFLSHNLNIDIPTDANTAMGLLYILFPAAANPVIYGVRTAEIRNGFFRLFRLREAKVSPASVKTTKLNED
- the si:cabz01090165.1 gene encoding leucine-rich repeat and fibronectin type III domain-containing protein 1-like protein isoform X1 yields the protein MEPSSPLLPLVFAVASWLLPLCSASMLCPKRCTCQNLLPSYTVLCAKTGLLFVPPNIDRQTAELRLMDNFITTLRHRDFANMSSLIHLTLSRNTISQIRPFTFADLQDLHALHLDSNRLTTLDDAHFQGLVNLRHLILANNQLHSISHGAFQDFLETLEDLDLSYNNLAEVPWETISLLVSVNTLSLDHNLIESVPEGIFSNLHKLARLDMTSNKLKKIPPDPLFLRIPVYAKMKGSPLSALVLSFGGNPLHCNCELVWLRRLTREDDLETCASPKDLAGKYFWTIREEEFVCEPPMITRHTSKMFVMEGQEVSLRCKSIGDPEPSTHWVSPDGKLMGNTSRTVCYENGSLDILKASVKDSGKFTCIASNAAGEATAPVELVVNPSPHFDSKLEADPGPSDVPTSIKSNISGGQARSDQQRVSVSDLTSSTALIRWPPQNHIPGVRTYQIQYNSSTDDILIYRMIPANHKYFLLSDLASSRDYELCVLAVYDDGVTALTGTRLVGCVAFATEPEYGRCHSIRDQFLGGTMIIIIGGIIVASVLVFIFILLMKYKLHSNHYKHKNAARHANVCSQTNGGGGGASVLAVHPVSSTAGQGAKKCSQSATATDGPAASRRGTTVVDLDPAHDDDAVSQ
- the si:cabz01090165.1 gene encoding leucine-rich repeat and fibronectin type III domain-containing protein 1-like protein isoform X2; translation: MEPSSPLLPLVFAVASWLLPLCSASMLCPKRCTCQNLLPSYTVLCAKTGLLFVPPNIDRQTAELRLMDNFITTLRHRDFANMSSLIHLTLSRNTISQIRPFTFADLQDLHALHLDSNRLTTLDDAHFQGLVNLRHLILANNQLHSISHGAFQDFLETLEDLDLSYNNLAEVPWETISLLVSVNTLSLDHNLIESVPEGIFSNLHKLARLDMTSNKLKKIPPDPLFLRIPVYAKMKGSPLSALVLSFGGNPLHCNCELVWLRRLTREDDLETCASPKDLAGKYFWTIREEEFVCEPPMITRHTSKMFVMEGQEVSLRCKSIGDPEPSTHWVSPDGKLMGNTSRTVCYENGSLDILKASVKDSGKFTCIASNAAGEATAPVELVVNPSPHFDSKLEADPGPSDVPTSIKSNISGGQARSDQQRVSVSDLTSSTALIRWPPQNHIPGVRTYQIQYNSSTDDILIYR